From Solea solea chromosome 20, fSolSol10.1, whole genome shotgun sequence, one genomic window encodes:
- the znf706 gene encoding zinc finger protein 706, whose protein sequence is MARGHQKIQSQQKNAKKQAEMKKAKGHDQKTAAKAALVFTCAVCRSQMPDPKTFKQHFESKHPKSPLPPELEGVEA, encoded by the exons ATGGCACGTGGGCATCAGAAGATTCAGTCTCAGcagaaaaatgccaagaaacaGGCAGAAATGAAGAAGGCCAAGGGTCATGATCAGAAGACAGCAGCAAAAGCAGCATTAGTGTTTACCTGCGCTGTGTGCAGG TCCCAGATGCCCGACCCAAAAACCTTCAAGCAGCACTTCGAGAGCAAGCACCCAAAATCTCCTCTGCCGCCTGAGTTGGAGGGAGTGGAGGCATAG